A single genomic interval of Musa acuminata AAA Group cultivar baxijiao chromosome BXJ3-4, Cavendish_Baxijiao_AAA, whole genome shotgun sequence harbors:
- the LOC135636122 gene encoding putative pentatricopeptide repeat-containing protein At1g03510, which yields MGFNESCEAGVRLRPVAYPMRSNSYHRLVSYTKHLAAEAKQGRHHEALDLFAQMFASPDLALDPFVFSLALKSAAVLRLPLTVRAVHAHAVKSGLLHDPYVASSLVDSYGKCASLVHARKLFDDCTQRNAVVWNALISLYCRSGDVPSALRLFELMDVPPTASSYNSVIAAIAEFGGGSGSSRAIELCRKMQVAGIKPNLITTLALFPACVGTGALNSIKEIHGFALRNHIQPNSQFDSGLVEAYGRGGCLPYASCVFDEMEERDVVSWSSMLSVYAFHGHANRAMSVLKEMELDNIRPDGIMFLSVLKACSHAGLADDALKYFDIMTKVYGLDAGSDHYSCLVDVLSRAGWLKEAYEVIRGMPMKATPKAWGALLGACRSYGEVRLAEIAAKVLFEIEPENAGNFVLLASIYAGAGKFEEAERVRMVMEGRGVSLNPGGSWVVPHRS from the coding sequence ATGGGCTTCAACGAGTCCTGTGAAGCAGGCGTGAGGTTGCGACCGGTGGCTTACCCGATGCGCTCGAACAGCTACCACCGGCTGGTCTCCTACACCAAACACTTGGCGGCCGAGGCGAAGCAGGGCAGGCACCATGAGGCCCTCGACCTGTTCGCCCAAATGTTCGCCTCTCCCGACCTCGCCCTCGACCCCTTCGTCTTCTCCCTCGCGCTCAAGTCGGCCGCCGTCCTCCGGCTTCCCCTCACCGTCCGCGCCGTCCACGCTCACGCCGTCAAGTCCGGCCTGCTCCACGACCCCTATGTCGCGTCCTCGCTCGTCGACTCCTACGGGAAGTGCGCCTCGCTCGTCCACGCGAGGAAGTTGTTCGACGATTGCACCCAGCGGAACGCTGTTGTGTGGAACGCCTTGATCTCGCTCTACTGTCGCTCGGGTGACGTCCCCAGCGCGCTACGGCTGTTCGAGCTCATGGACGTGCCCCCGACCGCGTCGTCCTACAACTCGGTTATCGCGGCCATCGCGGAGTTCGGCGGAGGTTCAGGTTCGTCTCGAGCCATCGAGTTGTGTAGGAAGATGCAGGTCGCTGGCATTAAGCCCAACCTAATCACAACTTTGGCTTTGTTCCCTGCTTGCGTTGGCACTGGAGCGTTGAATTCGATCAAAGAGATTCATGGCTTTGCTCTTAGGAATCACATTCAGCCAAATTCGCAGTTTGATAGCGGGCTGGTTGAAGCTTATGGGCGTGGCGGCTGCTTACCCTATGCAAGTTGTGTTTTCGATGAAATGGAGGAAAGGGATGTAGTCTCGTGGAGCTCCATGTTGTCAGTTTATGCATTTCATGGCCATGCTAACAGAGCGATGTCAGTGCTcaaagaaatggaattggataacATTCGGCCGGATGGGATCATGTTCCTCAGCGTACTGAAAGCGTGCAGTCATGCTGGACTGGCGGATGATGCGTTGAAGTATTTTGACATCATGACTAAGGTGTATGGACTCGACGCAGGCAGTGATCACTACTCGTGTTTGGTGGATGTATTGAGTCGAGCAGGTTGGTTGAAAGAGGCGTACGAGGTCATCAGGGGGATGCCGATGAAGGCGACCCCTAAGGCCTGGGGGGCGCTTCTTGGAGCTTGCCGTAGCTATGGTGAGGTCAGACTCGCTGAGATTGCCGCAAAAGTGCTGTTTGAGATCGAGCCAGAGAATGCAGGCAATTTTGTGTTGCTTGCAAGCATATATGCAGGCGCAGGGAAATTTGAAGAGGCCGAGAGAGTGAGGATGGTGATGGAGGGAAGGGGTGTGTCGCTGAACCCAGGCGGTAGTTGGGTTGTACCTCATAGGTCTTGA